Below is a genomic region from Vitis riparia cultivar Riparia Gloire de Montpellier isolate 1030 chromosome 5, EGFV_Vit.rip_1.0, whole genome shotgun sequence.
CTAGATCTCCATTCTGAACTAGGCAAAATCCAAGTTTTGATTCACACATTGATTGAACTTCTTACGAATAAAAGGGTCACATGATGGCAGTGGGCTGTAGATGTAGAGGAACCATCCACAACTTCATATTTTACAGTCTAATGcaagaaataatattttcaaagcCGGCTACCTAcccttaataaaaaaaaaaaagcattccTTAACAAAGATTTTAGATCTCCAAAAGAATCTCCATATGCCTACTCAGATCGTTCAAGTGCTTTGTTGAGTTGTATTCTTCAGCATCAAGGAGCTCCTCAGAATATGTCCTTTGGAGAATAGGCTTTTGGTATCGCTTTCCAAGGGTGGAAATGTCTTCTCTACCTTTTAGAACCTGCACCACCTGCAGCACATAATGTTTGATCCTGGTCATGGTTATTAACTTCCTTATCATCTATGACTGAAACAAGCATTTATAAGTAAGTTCACAGCCAAGAACCAGATGGACTAATTAAATGAAAGCTCAGAACCGATGTTTTGAAAGCTTGGATATCACCCTTGGGTCATATCTAGCTGTGATCTCCAACTGAACACTtctctttctaattttaaattggTCTTCTCCAGCTTCTCTCAAAAGAGCAGGTGATTCATCTTTTGGAATTACTCCTAGAATGTATTCAcagaatttataataaaatatgttttgatcACAAAGATTTAAATTTCTTGTGCAACTATCAGAGAGTAGGCCCGTAGATTAGTGGTCTAAAGCTTACTATTGTGCTTCTGCAGACTAACATCAAGGTCCAACTAAATATATCTTTAGTTAGTATCTATGATGGATACATACCTGGTTCATTCGAGGTCGTTGAACAGAAGACTGATGAAGGCACAAACTAGAGACTGTAGCCACAATGTTCATCTGTTCTGAGTCGTAAGCATCAGCAAGCCTTGGATCAACAAGCTCATCAATACTATTGTTAATAAGCAAAGGTTTGGCCTGCAATAAGTTATTTGAAacagattcaatttctaattgtaTAACTCAATACACTAGCCAAACAGGGGAGACAGAAGCAACCTACCCACATCACAAGGCTTTTCTGTGAGCTATCCAGAGCTGGGCGTCCGGTGATGAGCTCTAATAGTAGCACTCCATAGGCATATACATCTGTCTTTTCATCGACTATACCATGCAAGAAGTACTCAGGAGGAAGGTAGCTGTTACAATAAGAAATAATGTTAAATACCGGAATGGCAGCAAAGAAATCTCCCATAGATATTGAGAACCACAAGAAGTTTTGAGTCTACAAACCCAAAAGTGCCTTCAAATCCTGATACGATATGGTGAGTACACTGCTCAGGTAGCCACTTTGCAAGCCCAAAATCAGAAATCTGGATTGATCTTGAAGTTACATATTGAAATGCAAATAGATTTTAACTAGTAGTAAGGAGAGTTGGAGACCACAATCCCAAATCACAGAATTGCTGTGAAATGGTGTTTTCAGTACATCATTTCCTGGTTTGAAGGCATACCTGAGGCTCAAAATCCTCTTTAAGCAAAATATTAGAAGCCTTTATATCTCTGTGGATGATTCTTCTTTGGCCCCCCTCATGAAGATAACCAAGGCCCTCAGCTGTCCCTAAAGCAATCTTGTATCTGATTTCCCATTCTAGCTTCTTCTCTGGGCCTGGAGACAGGGGAAAGAGAGgaaaactaattattttgtCAGTCGGAGATCTGTAAGAACTAGAATTTCATAAGATTGAAATGATGAACAGACTGTATAGGAGGGAAGCTAAGCTCCCATGAGGAGACAAATAAAGAACAAGGTGCATTCCGCCTTCAACACCATAACCAACTAATTTAGCTGTATTGGGATGGTCGATATGGACTATAATCCCGAGCTCGGATAAGAAGTCTACTGTCATCTCTTCTGGGGTTCCTCTGATAATACGCTTGATCGCAACAAACTGCCCATCTTGCAATTGTCCCTTGTAAACTTCAGCATATCCTCCTTCTCCAATTAAATTCTCTTTATTGAAAGACATGAGGATGATTGTCAGAATGGAGATTTGACAGACTTAGGTTCAAATGAATTGCTAAatattcaaacactaaattcaaaatttgaaaagattacACACTATGGCTGAAATTGTCAGTTGCAGTTTCAAGCTCTGATAACGAGAAAGCTTTCCATGAAGGTTTCATTAAGCATAATCCAGCATCTAAAGAGGGATACAGTGCTGGAATCATGCTTCCTCTTGCCCTTCTGCTTTTACTTCTTGAGAGCTTCCGGATACCTAGGGAAGGTAAGGTTTGCAAGCCCATTGCAGatccttttttaaataactGGGAGAATCTATGCCAGTTAGAAGCAGATCTTGTATTCGAGGGAGTTTCTGAGTCTGAAGTACTGGCCTTGGAAGAAGCTGTTTCAGATTCTACACTTCTTAAGCAGCCCTCAAGAACTCCTCTTGGAGAAGGCCCCTCCTTTTTCTCCTCCATATTTAGAGTTGCTGAGTCtaacataataaaatttaagcatCGGTACCATCATGGAATAGTTCTAGAGCAAATGGAGAAACGAGGATTATACCTTCAGCCGAAACCGAGACAGAGAGACTGGAAATGTGTTCTCCGTCTGCAACAGGATGAACCTTCCCTTCCGCATTTTCTCCCCCAATGTTGCCGGAACCCACACTGCAAATATGCATATTAATAAAGAACAGAGAATGGGACAAAACATGAAACAAACCCCAGAGGGCCAACAAAAGGGTTGAGAAATTAAATATCTCCAGACAACTACAACATATCTAAATCCAGAGAATTAGAGATTACAAACAGACAATTCAACAATCAACCATCCCAAACCAGAAAAGCCAAAAACCAGAATCTGAAAATGACAATATGAGGATATATTTATCTGTTACTCCATAAACTGAGTCATACAAAACCCAGTATAGAGAAATAAAGATTCAGCCGACCCCAGAAGTAGAAAAATGGTTTGAAAGCAAGAATCCACGAGAGAAGGAAAGAACACTCGAAATCAAACAAACCCACCTGGTAttattccaattttcatttctttcccaaCAATCctcaacaatcaaacaatgcATAAGAAAGTATCGCAAACGAAATCCtaagatatttgaaattttatgccATTAGCATGAAAAAGAGCCAAACCCAGAATCTAAAAAGCTCAGAAGGGAGAATgtgagaaaagaaataaataccaAGGAGAAGCTGAAGGTTCTCGGACATCTTCCATGGATTCTCAGAGACCATCccaaaaatgagagagagaaagggaaagaGATGGAGAGAGGTGGGCATAGCTTCCGTGTGTATAGAGCATGCAATTTAGCGAAATTGAGCCCGAATTTTTTGCTCAAAAACCggcttttttcaaaaaaaaaaaaaaaaaaatctccttgAACAAATCTCTGGTTTTCAgtgaaagcaaaataaaattagaaaattctGAGGAATGTCGAGAGCACGAAAACAAGCGCGAGAATCGCCTCCCTCTCATGGGTGATCACCACGTGGACTGAGAAATCCTCTCAAATGCAGAGAGGCAAGCAATGGTCCGAAGGCGGAAAGACGTTGAAATGTGGTGATGAAACGACACCGTTTGAACTGCATGTAAATTGTAATTTCATGATTCGATCTCCTACGCCTATCACCCTTATATTAAGTTCCCACCCTCCGTTTTGAAACCCATGTCCTAAATATCTTGTATGGAAGGATATATATTTCATAGACGATATTTCAGAATAAATCGCgccgaggggatttgaaccccaaaccaaaaagtTTAGTTTTTACACCTATTTAATAAATCTGCAATGGGCTTGCAAACCTTACTATATGGGCTAACTAGCCCCTTGATATATAatgtgcaatatatatatatatatatatatatatatatatatatatatatatatatatatatatatatatatatatatatatatatatgaaaatattaaaagaatattttaaagaacaaattaattataattattttataattaaatacaagattttttaattaattatcaaaaatataaaaattatgtaattttcttcataatgtttttaatatcattaataatttattaaatattatatatatatatatatatatatatatatatatatatatatatatcataatttattttatattgtttaatacaattgaattaaatggatcatattttaatattaatatatattttaaaattagacatattataatcaaatatcataatattaggtgtaatttaataataaatgtacatttataaaattcatatttttatcgatgcatacgatattattatcaaatatgataaatcatgatatacatatatcaaaattttcaataaaataactttaaaatgtctattatacttctaattatattattatgagatttttcttacatattcatgagtttttaataattttaaacttaccgatatttttttccaaaatatccaccaatatatttccgatatatccataaaatcgaagtaccgatatatctgtgattaccgatattttcatccttggtccTAATGATTCAATATGGTATGTCTGTTCCCcgataatttaattttccaacctCCGATTGACTTCTTGAAGAGACTTGTATGTTCAACCACATATACTGGAAACTGGGTGAGCTGGATCATCAAAAGACACGAGGAGTACAATTACAAAAAGCCATTCTTCAGGTTGAGGAAaagcccatcttgatttagGAGATGGGAAACATAAGGCTGAGCCCCAAATCTCCATGGCTGGCCTCTCAAGCAAGCTTTGCAGGAAACATGGCAGATTTTAATGGTGCCGCACAGGACACCATCACACGGTATTTTCAATACTGAAGATATATTCCCAAAGACTAGAGAAGGCAAGGTGAGGTGCCTCGAGTTTTCCTGACTATTGATGCAGGGGGAGAACCCCATCTCCAAGACCAATTCAAAGATGCAGAACATAACATTCTGATTTTTTGTCACCCAAAATACAActtgatatgaaaattttaacgAGGGGGGTTCGTAGAATAGTGTTGTTACACCTCATCATAgtttaaattgtttaatttaCAGCACAAACTGCATAAGAGACTACTGGTAATTTCAAAAAAGCCAAGCTGACAGACATATGGGGCGGTTTCTGCAAACAAATTTCAATGGACGTTGCGAGTGATCAATCCCTCGAATACAGCATAGAGGTCCTTGTTATCTGGGCCAAAAATCTCATCTGCCTTCCTTAGCGTCTCCTGAAATGTGGATATTTTGATGGATCAAATGTTGACAGGAAGAGAAGTTCATTTGTGACATGGAGAGAGGAGAATATATACCTCTCTTGTTTGCTTGTGGGAATTTAGTTCCTTGACATTTGCTAGAAATGCACCAAACTGCTCATAAGACAAACGGCTCCTGAAAACAAAAAGGACCAGTTGGGCAACTCTTGAATGTCCTGGTCTTAAACGATTGAATTGAACAATTGAGGAAGAATATATAATTCATGCTATAATTATTTGGAACAACCGGGAAATTCATGAGTAATTCAGTACCTAAGTAcaatatttagattatttgtCAAGTGTATAAACTTGTAATCACTGATTGCTGAAAAATAGGTGTACAAACTAAAATCCTGCAAACAGTCTGTGATTTCAATAGAAACAGAACTGTAGCCACTAGAACAGACTGCATTCTGGGCTCATAAAATCAGCTTTGACCATGCTTGTTATGTATGATCACTTTCAGGGACACAGTGCACAGAGTTAcaagcttttctttttttactctctcatttttatttttatttttttggatttttaatggCTTTGATATCATTTAGTACCACATGAATGTTCCAAGTTTAGCGTATGTTTACCTGACTTGGCGGAAAAACTCTTTTCCATCAACTCGAGTTCGTCCTGGAACAAAAGAACACAAGGACTAAGAAtataatgtaataaatataaatctaaAGGGAAATGccacaaaaacaaataactatgTTGAAGATCCATAAAAGATGAGGTCATGATGATTCAAAATAGAATGATCACCACTATCACATTAAAATCATAACTGCCCCATACACATCAATTTGTACGAGTTCCTTCATGCAAATCTTTTGTAAAAAAGGCATTTTCATGTCCAAGGGGTGGTTGTCTGGTATCCCATTTCAGTTCTGAACATTAACACATATCAAGTGTGTTTGCTCAATATGCAGTCTGCTAATTACCACCCAATGCTGAATGTGGTTTCTATGTTGCTTTTGACATCATAAATTTGTTACCCTTTCAATAGCTTTAAATTTTTACTACTACAAATTCAAGATCAAGGAGATTTAACACCATCTTTTCAGTTTTGACAAACACTGCCTAGAGCATAACACTTCAGATTACAAGATTAATAACTCAGCCAAGGGAAAGACATGGATTAAGAACCAAAAAGAGAGGGTACATTCCAGGAATGCAATAGCTGGAGAAACAAGTAAACACTAGCATATAAACATGTCTTGTTGTGCAACTTCTTGACCaaaatttctaaatgaaaaGCAGAATAAAAGGTTAAGCATCTTAGCTGTAACACAGGATGATTAGGCTTCGATTTGTAATATGCCATGTTATATCGTTCACAATCATGGGCAGCTGATCAGTTTCACtcctagtattttatttttatttttacgaCCATGCATGGTTCTAttattacaaaagaaaatatttgaaatttggcTTCAGAATCGTAGACTATTTGGCAAAGGGCATAAAGCTTAAAAGATAATTGACTAAAATGATCCTATTGGCATCACCACAATGGAGCCAATGGATTCTTAACTTTCTTaacataataaaaagaaatagtaaTAAATAGGTGATGTCATCAATATGTGATTCCAGTAGAGTTCAGTGCAGGAGCTTAAGCACAGGACTTGGTAGCACCATTTGACAAGGCAGAATTCAGCTACCAGATCCTGGCTTAAAAAAAGATTAGATAGTacaaaattttttgtaaaagaaagtTCTAGAGCTAACCAGTTTGTGATCCGGACTCAGAGCTTGACATTGAACTGTGCTGGCTAGTTGGCACTGAAGACCTATCATCAAACATTCCTCTTGAGGTTGAAAGTGAAATTGAATGTCGCCTTGGGGATACCGATGCGGATAAAGTAGGAGGAGAGCCGGGAGGAGTAAGCCGAGGTGTGTTAGTTTGGGATGCTAAGAGGAAGCCATGTGATATGCCAGCTCTTGAGGCTGCCATAACAATaacaagaaataagaaaaataaaaagagtcaTATTATATACAATTTCAAAGCTTTTCATCATTGATAAAACACCACATGTAGCAAACACATAAATCCATCCATTCAATAAAGAGAACACTTCTGCAAAATGAAGTGGTTATTGTCCAATGAACACAACTTTCAATTTTAAGTTTGCACttaaaacaacaacaacatacCATCCGTCTCCCGATCCTCTGCAAATGAATTTCCAATTTCTGAGTACTGGCTTCGTGTAGAAGAATATCTTGATGTAGCATCGTCTTCTGAAACATAacataaggtttttttttttttttttttccttttggaattAATACTTGTAAAAAAGAAGGCATCATCTAAACTCAAACCAGCAGTTACTTTGAATCAGTAAGAGACcatcaaaaaattattcaaaaaggGTAATTCTTCTCAGGCATCTTCTATATTTTCCACTAAAGCACAAGAATTTTCTACCAATGGTAAAGCAGGATGTGTCAGAGCACATATCatggaaaaattttgaaaaaaaaaaaaggaaaaagaaaaaaaatcaaccataaGAATGTTTGAGTTTGGAAAATTCAACACATTTCCATGGGAAACTGAAATCAGTTTGCAAGTTTGATTTCCCCCCATGCACACTGCTAAACCATTGGTGAACCAGTTTTATGATCCATGGCCAATTAGTGGTAAC
It encodes:
- the LOC117914076 gene encoding receptor-like cytosolic serine/threonine-protein kinase RBK2 isoform X2, producing the protein MHCLIVEDCWERNENWNNTSVGSGNIGGENAEGKVHPVADGEHISSLSVSVSAEATLNMEEKKEGPSPRGVLEGCLRSVESETASSKASTSDSETPSNTRSASNWHRFSQLFKKGSAMGLQTLPSLGIRKLSRSKSRRARGSMIPALYPSLDAGLCLMKPSWKAFSLSELETATDNFSHKNLIGEGGYAEVYKGQLQDGQFVAIKRIIRGTPEEMTVDFLSELGIIVHIDHPNTAKLVGYGVEGGMHLVLYLSPHGSLASLLYSPEKKLEWEIRYKIALGTAEGLGYLHEGGQRRIIHRDIKASNILLKEDFEPQISDFGLAKWLPEQCTHHIVSGFEGTFGYLPPEYFLHGIVDEKTDVYAYGVLLLELITGRPALDSSQKSLVMWAKPLLINNSIDELVDPRLADAYDSEQMNIVATVSSLCLHQSSVQRPRMNQVVQVLKGREDISTLGKRYQKPILQRTYSEELLDAEEYNSTKHLNDLSRHMEILLEI
- the LOC117914076 gene encoding receptor-like cytosolic serine/threonine-protein kinase RBK2 isoform X1, producing MHCLIVEDCWERNENWNNTSVGSGNIGGENAEGKVHPVADGEHISSLSVSVSAEDSATLNMEEKKEGPSPRGVLEGCLRSVESETASSKASTSDSETPSNTRSASNWHRFSQLFKKGSAMGLQTLPSLGIRKLSRSKSRRARGSMIPALYPSLDAGLCLMKPSWKAFSLSELETATDNFSHKNLIGEGGYAEVYKGQLQDGQFVAIKRIIRGTPEEMTVDFLSELGIIVHIDHPNTAKLVGYGVEGGMHLVLYLSPHGSLASLLYSPEKKLEWEIRYKIALGTAEGLGYLHEGGQRRIIHRDIKASNILLKEDFEPQISDFGLAKWLPEQCTHHIVSGFEGTFGYLPPEYFLHGIVDEKTDVYAYGVLLLELITGRPALDSSQKSLVMWAKPLLINNSIDELVDPRLADAYDSEQMNIVATVSSLCLHQSSVQRPRMNQVVQVLKGREDISTLGKRYQKPILQRTYSEELLDAEEYNSTKHLNDLSRHMEILLEI
- the LOC117914076 gene encoding receptor-like cytosolic serine/threonine-protein kinase RBK2 isoform X3 codes for the protein MEDVREPSASPCVGSGNIGGENAEGKVHPVADGEHISSLSVSVSAEDSATLNMEEKKEGPSPRGVLEGCLRSVESETASSKASTSDSETPSNTRSASNWHRFSQLFKKGSAMGLQTLPSLGIRKLSRSKSRRARGSMIPALYPSLDAGLCLMKPSWKAFSLSELETATDNFSHKNLIGEGGYAEVYKGQLQDGQFVAIKRIIRGTPEEMTVDFLSELGIIVHIDHPNTAKLVGYGVEGGMHLVLYLSPHGSLASLLYSPEKKLEWEIRYKIALGTAEGLGYLHEGGQRRIIHRDIKASNILLKEDFEPQISDFGLAKWLPEQCTHHIVSGFEGTFGYLPPEYFLHGIVDEKTDVYAYGVLLLELITGRPALDSSQKSLVMWAKPLLINNSIDELVDPRLADAYDSEQMNIVATVSSLCLHQSSVQRPRMNQVVQVLKGREDISTLGKRYQKPILQRTYSEELLDAEEYNSTKHLNDLSRHMEILLEI
- the LOC117915362 gene encoding uncharacterized protein At4g15545, with protein sequence MFAKEPGTPSFDLPEEVLEVLPSDPFEQLDVARKITSIALSARVSALESEASALRSKLADKDALVADLHDQIESLDHALSDAADKLFLAEQEKENLLKENASLSNTVKKLNRDVSKLESFRKTLMLSLKEDEESSGASPKVVAKQMAAQSSLSSASMTGEDDATSRYSSTRSQYSEIGNSFAEDRETDASRAGISHGFLLASQTNTPRLTPPGSPPTLSASVSPRRHSISLSTSRGMFDDRSSVPTSQHSSMSSSESGSQTGRTRVDGKEFFRQVRSRLSYEQFGAFLANVKELNSHKQTREETLRKADEIFGPDNKDLYAVFEGLITRNVH